From Corynebacterium aquatimens:
GGTAAGGGTGGCGGTAAGCCGGATCTTGCCCAAGGTTCCGGCAACGATGCCAGCGGCATTGATGCAGCGTTTTCGGCGCTGCGCGATGACATCGCCAACCGCTAAGTACACAACAGCAGTTCTAGGCCGATGAAGCGCGAAAGGAATCGTCGATAAGCATGGTGTTGACTCCCGACACCCCTGGGGTGAATGACCCTGGACCCGGCCGGCGTCTCGGCATTGACGTTGGGACCGTGCGGATCGGCGTGGCGGCGTCGGACAGGGACGCGAAGTTGGCCATGCCGGTTGAGACAGTAGAGCGCGTGACCGGCTTCAAAGGCCGCGACGGCGCCGATATTGATCGTCTGGTTGCTATCGCCGAGGAATACCAAGCGGTGGAAGTCGTTGTGGGACTTCCGCGCAATCTGAAGGGCGAAGGCTCAGCGAGCGTGAGACACGCAAGAGAAATCGGTTTTCGCATTTTACGGCGCACAGACCTGCCCGTCCGCTACGCTGATGAACGTTTAACTACGGTCGCTGCGACCAACGCTTTGCGAGCCTCCGGCGTTTCCGAAAAGGCAGGACGTAGAATAATTGACCAAGCTGCGGCGGTGGAGATCCTCCAGTCTTGGTTGGATGGTCGCGCCGCCGCTCTGGAACGTTCCAGTGAAACATAAAATTAAAGTCTTAGACAACGTCATAGCCCCCGACCCAAGGAGACCCACATCGTGAGTCCGGCTAGAAATTCACGCGGCCGAACGCGAGGCCTAGCGATAGTCATCGTTTCGATTCTTTTAGTGATTGGAGCGATTGTCTACATCGCGCTGGCACGGTCCCTCGGTGGGGGCGGCAGTGATTACAACGGTGCCGGCAACGGTGAAGAGCAGATCGTGGAAATCCCGCAGGGCGCCACGCTGTCTTCCATGGGCCCTCAGTTGGAGGAACTCGGCGTGGTGAAAACGTCGAAGGCATTCCAAGGCGCGGCGATGGCCAACCCGGACGCCGATAGCATTCAGCCAGGGTTCTATCGCCTTCAGAAAAAGATGAGCGCCACGTCCGCCGTCGAAGCGTTCTTGGATGATGACAACAAGGTGGACTTGCTCAAGGTCGCTGGTGGATTGACTCTCAACGACGTCAAGGTCGTGGGCGGGGAGACCCGTTACGGCATCATCTCAAACATCTCACGCGTGACGTGTGGGGAAGACGGCGCGCAGCCGGGCTGCATCACAGTCCAACAGATCGAAGATGTTGCCGCCAACACTGATCCCGCGGAGCTTGGCGTGCCGGAGTGGGCGATCAAACCCGTCAAGGACAACAAGGGCGATCCCCGCCGCCTCGAGGGCTTGATCGCCCCGGGCGAGTACGTGATTAACCCGAACGGCGACGCCAAGTCGATCTTGAAGGACCTGATTAGTCGTTCCGCGGAGAAGTACAACTCCACCGACATCACTGGGCGCGCCAAGGCAATTGGTCTGAGCCCGTATGAGCTTCTCATCGCTGCATCCCTCGTGGAACGTGAAGCCCCCGCCGGCGAGTTTGACAAGGTCGCCCGCGTGATCCTCAACCGCCTGAAAGAGCCGATGCGCCTGCAGTTCGACTCCACGGTCAACTACGACTTGGATGAGGTTGAGGTGGCCACCGGCGACAGCGCCCGCAAGCGTGAGACCAAGTGGAACACGTACGCAATGGACGGCCTGCCGACTACCCCGATCGCATCCCCGTCGGAGGAAGCGATCAAGGCGATGGAGAACCCCGCGGACGGCGCATGGCTGTTCTTCGTCACCGTGGACCAGGACGGTACAACGATCTACAGCAACACGCTGGAAGAGCACGACGACGCGGTGCAAAAAGCCTATGAGTCCGGAATCTTGGATTCCAAGCGCTAGCCCGGCACCATGACTGAACCACTGCACCGGGCCGCTGTTCTCGGCGATCCCATTGAGCACTCACTGTCACCGGTCCTTCACACCGCCGGCTATGAAGCTGCCGGCTTAGACAGTTGGGCCTACACCCGGATCCGTTGCACTGCTGATGAGCTTCCGCGCATCGTTGGCACCTCCGACGCCTCCTTCGCGGGGTTCTCAGTCACCATGCCCGGCAAATTCGCGGCGCTTGACTTCGCCGATGAATCCACCGATCGTGCGCGCGCTATCGGCTCAGCCAACACGCTCACGCGTATCGACGGCGGGTGGCGCGCCGACAACACCGATTGCGAGGGCATCACCGGCGCCCTCGGTGAACTGGTCGGGGACACCCCGATCACCCGCGCCATCGTCGTCGGTGCTGGCGGCACTGCCCGTCCCGCGTTGTGGGCCTTGGCTCGCGCCGGCGCGAAGACCGTTACCGTGGTGAACAGATCCGACCGCTCCGCGGAGATCGCCCCACTCCTTGAGCCACACGGGGTTGAATTCCGCTTCGTCGCTCTCAACGAGGACGTCACGGAACTGGCCATGGCTGCCGACGTAATCGTCTCCACTGTGCCCTCCGCGGGCCTAGACGCCGACAAGATCAAGCAACTCGGCCACGCCCCAGTCCTAGACGTGATCTACGACCCCTGGCCAACGCCACTAGCAACCAGAGCAGCCTCCAACGGCTACCTCACCGTCGGCGGGCTGTCTATGCTCGCGCACCAATCCTTCAGCCAGTTCGAGCAGTTCACCGGCCATCCTGCCCCACGCGCCGCCATGCGTTCCGCGCTGTTCAATCACTTCGGACTGGCCGACGTCCAGAGCTAGCCCGCCGCCCTGCCCCCGCCGCCGCTCTTCTACCCATTTTTAAATCGAAGATCCGGCAGGGATCGAGGACCCACGCAGCGCCGGTGGCAGCCCGTTAATGTGGCGATCCTGCACAAAAACATCGTTGACGGTGCCCACGCGGATCACCCGGTTGAGCCCCCTGTCACCGATGAAGAAATTTCCCGCCGGATCACTGAACACGAACTGGTTGCCGTAGTAGCGCACTTGCAACGGGCCCATTGCCGGCGCTCCGTTGAACGTGTTCTTGGGCAAGCAGTTCCAAGCGTCACCCGTCACAGAGTTCATCGCGTTGGCTTCACCGTACTTCTGATTGCATTGGTGACCCGGCATCGTGTCCACGAGGCTAAGACACTGCACAAACGTCTGTCCATCAAACTCGTAGACACCGCAGCGCACCGTGTTTTGCGGGTTCGAGAAGGCCGTATGCGGAGCAACCTTGGGCAGCTGGCGGTATCCAGCCGGCCACTCCACTCCGCGTGGATTCCACGCTGGCTTCCACTCGCTTGCTGTAGCGGTTGCGGTGCTAGCTCCGGCGAGGACAGTGACAGCTGCTGCAAAAGCAGCGATGAATTTACGCATGGGTTCTCCTTAAAAGTGAAAAAACGAGACTAGAGAGTCATATGTTGCACATGGTACGGGTTATCGCTCGCTCCTGCCCGCTCGGATGTGAGTCCGCAACCAACCGGCTCCTCTATCTCTCACGTTTCAGTCCCACTCCGCGGCGCAGCGATCGAGGCGTTTGTCCGACCGATCGAGCCGTTTGTCCGGCCGATCGAGCCGTTTGAAATTCGATCGAGCCGTTTGAATTTTGATCGAGCCGTTGCGTGTAAAACCCCAGGTCAGATTTTTCCAATTTCATACGGATCGATCACTGCAAAAAACGGATCGATCGGTCTTTTATACGGATCGATCGGTCTACTAAACGGCTCGATCGGCGCGATCGTTGAGCTCTCGATCGGTGAGGTCGGTGGCTCGATCGGCGAGGTCGGGGGTTGGTTTGGGTGGTGCTGGTTGGCTGGCCGGCGCGTTCGTGGGGCGGATGGACGCGGTAGATTGGTGGCACGGTAGGGGTTGTCAGAATCCGGGGGGATTATGAAATTTTTGTGGTTGGCGCTTGCGGCCGTGTGGTCGGTGGTGCTCGCGTGGTGGGATCAGCGCCATTTGCGTTTGCCGGATTGGCTCACGCTTCCGGCTGTAGTGCTTGCGTTTGGGTTGTGCTGTTTCTACCCGTCCGGGTGGTGGGGGCTGGTGTGGCCGGGGTTGTATCTGCTGGTAGCAATGGTCATGGGTGGGCGATCGGGTGACGCGAATGCTGGGGCGATTCCGATCGGCGGTGGGGACATCAAGCTCGCTGTGCCGTTGGGGGTTGGGGTGTCGTTGTGCGGGGGAGTTATTGCAGTGTTGGGGGCGATAGTCTGCGCGAATGTGATCACGGTGGTTGCGGGAATCACCAGCGGGAAGCGGTACGGTAACGGTATGCCGCATGGCCCGGCGATGGTGGGTGCCGCGTGGTTGATCGGGGTGGTGTCTGGTGGACTGTTCGGGGCGGTGATGGGGCCGGGGTAATGGGCGGTGGCGGGATTAGTGGGTGCGTCGTGAAGCGTGTTATGTGTGACTGCGGACACCATGAGTGACCTCTCGTGCATCCTCGCGCATGGGATGTGAGACAATGCGCTCATGCTTCGATGGACAACTGCAGGTGAATCCCATGGTCAAGCGCTAATCTCTTTAGTGGAGAATATGCCAGCTGGGGTGCCAG
This genomic window contains:
- the ruvX gene encoding Holliday junction resolvase RuvX, with protein sequence MVLTPDTPGVNDPGPGRRLGIDVGTVRIGVAASDRDAKLAMPVETVERVTGFKGRDGADIDRLVAIAEEYQAVEVVVGLPRNLKGEGSASVRHAREIGFRILRRTDLPVRYADERLTTVAATNALRASGVSEKAGRRIIDQAAAVEILQSWLDGRAAALERSSET
- the mltG gene encoding endolytic transglycosylase MltG; this translates as MSPARNSRGRTRGLAIVIVSILLVIGAIVYIALARSLGGGGSDYNGAGNGEEQIVEIPQGATLSSMGPQLEELGVVKTSKAFQGAAMANPDADSIQPGFYRLQKKMSATSAVEAFLDDDNKVDLLKVAGGLTLNDVKVVGGETRYGIISNISRVTCGEDGAQPGCITVQQIEDVAANTDPAELGVPEWAIKPVKDNKGDPRRLEGLIAPGEYVINPNGDAKSILKDLISRSAEKYNSTDITGRAKAIGLSPYELLIAASLVEREAPAGEFDKVARVILNRLKEPMRLQFDSTVNYDLDEVEVATGDSARKRETKWNTYAMDGLPTTPIASPSEEAIKAMENPADGAWLFFVTVDQDGTTIYSNTLEEHDDAVQKAYESGILDSKR
- a CDS encoding shikimate dehydrogenase is translated as MTEPLHRAAVLGDPIEHSLSPVLHTAGYEAAGLDSWAYTRIRCTADELPRIVGTSDASFAGFSVTMPGKFAALDFADESTDRARAIGSANTLTRIDGGWRADNTDCEGITGALGELVGDTPITRAIVVGAGGTARPALWALARAGAKTVTVVNRSDRSAEIAPLLEPHGVEFRFVALNEDVTELAMAADVIVSTVPSAGLDADKIKQLGHAPVLDVIYDPWPTPLATRAASNGYLTVGGLSMLAHQSFSQFEQFTGHPAPRAAMRSALFNHFGLADVQS
- a CDS encoding prepilin peptidase, which gives rise to MKFLWLALAAVWSVVLAWWDQRHLRLPDWLTLPAVVLAFGLCCFYPSGWWGLVWPGLYLLVAMVMGGRSGDANAGAIPIGGGDIKLAVPLGVGVSLCGGVIAVLGAIVCANVITVVAGITSGKRYGNGMPHGPAMVGAAWLIGVVSGGLFGAVMGPG